One window of Brevibacterium pigmentatum genomic DNA carries:
- the recA gene encoding recombinase RecA, with protein sequence MARTPKNLQVPTGGDKSKALEAAMGQIDRNYGKGAIMRLGDGVREPIASIPTGSVALDIALGIGGLPRGRVVEIYGPESSGKTTVALHAVANAQKAGGIAGFIDAEHALDPEYAKKLGVDTDQLLVSQPDTGEQALEIADMLIRSGALDVIVIDSVAALVPKAEIEGEMGDSHVGLQARLMSQALRKITGALAQSKTTAIFINQLREKVGVFFGSPETTSGGKALKFYASVRIDVRRIETLKEGQDAVGNRTRAKIVKNKVAPPFKQAEFDILYGQGISREGSLIDMGVDNGIVRKSGSWFTYDGDQLGQGKENVRNFLRDNPGLAEEIELKIKHKLGLIKVDEPEEDAEAAGEAQTDDVEVS encoded by the coding sequence ATGGCACGTACACCCAAGAACCTTCAGGTTCCCACCGGCGGGGACAAGTCGAAGGCACTTGAAGCCGCAATGGGCCAGATCGATCGCAACTACGGCAAGGGCGCGATCATGCGCCTCGGCGACGGTGTGCGTGAGCCCATCGCCTCCATCCCGACCGGTTCGGTCGCTCTCGACATCGCATTGGGCATCGGCGGTCTGCCGCGCGGCCGCGTCGTCGAGATCTACGGTCCGGAATCCTCAGGTAAGACGACCGTGGCCCTCCACGCCGTGGCGAACGCTCAGAAGGCCGGCGGAATCGCCGGGTTCATCGATGCTGAGCACGCGCTCGACCCCGAGTACGCGAAGAAGCTCGGTGTCGACACCGATCAGCTCCTCGTGTCCCAGCCGGACACCGGTGAGCAGGCGCTTGAGATCGCCGATATGCTCATCCGCTCCGGAGCCCTCGACGTCATCGTCATCGACTCCGTCGCGGCACTCGTGCCCAAGGCCGAAATCGAAGGCGAGATGGGCGACAGCCACGTCGGTCTGCAGGCTCGACTGATGTCGCAGGCTCTGCGTAAGATCACCGGTGCCCTGGCCCAGTCGAAGACCACCGCCATCTTCATCAACCAGCTGCGTGAGAAGGTCGGCGTCTTCTTCGGTTCCCCGGAGACCACTTCGGGTGGTAAGGCGCTGAAGTTCTACGCTTCCGTGCGCATCGACGTCCGCCGCATCGAGACCCTCAAGGAAGGTCAGGACGCGGTCGGCAACCGGACCCGGGCGAAGATCGTCAAGAACAAGGTCGCCCCGCCGTTCAAGCAGGCCGAGTTCGACATCCTCTACGGTCAGGGCATCTCCCGCGAGGGCAGCCTCATCGATATGGGTGTCGACAACGGCATTGTGCGGAAGTCCGGATCCTGGTTCACCTACGACGGCGATCAGCTGGGTCAGGGTAAGGAGAACGTCCGCAACTTCCTCCGCGACAACCCCGGCCTGGCCGAAGAGATCGAACTGAAGATCAAACACAAGCTCGGTCTGATTAAGGTCGACGAACCCGAAGAAGACGCCGAGGCGGCCGGAGAAGCACAGACGGATGACGTCGAAGTCTCCTGA
- a CDS encoding helix-turn-helix domain-containing protein: MLLRVEIGDALRSARRRQGRTLRDVSTGASVSLGYLSEIERGQKEASSELLSAICEALDLPLSALLSSVSDRFALEEGVQIPDTIPQELSDKILGHPEGYSSPRLAAKP, from the coding sequence ATGCTACTGAGAGTCGAAATCGGCGACGCACTTCGTTCTGCCCGCCGTCGTCAAGGACGCACCCTTCGCGATGTCTCGACCGGAGCCAGCGTTTCGCTCGGCTACCTCAGCGAGATCGAACGTGGACAGAAGGAAGCCTCATCGGAGCTGCTGTCCGCGATCTGTGAAGCACTCGACCTGCCGCTGTCAGCACTGCTGTCGTCCGTGTCGGATCGCTTCGCGCTCGAAGAAGGCGTGCAAATCCCCGACACCATTCCGCAGGAGCTCTCGGACAAGATCCTCGGTCACCCCGAGGGATACTCTTCTCCGCGCCTGGCCGCTAAGCCCTGA
- a CDS encoding CinA family protein, producing the protein MAESELMATARRIISTCSQLGISLASAESLTGGRFVASLVDVPGASAVVRGGLVTYATDLKASLAGVDADHLEETGPIDPVVAAQMAVGAAVQCVADIGISCTGVAGPDPQDDKPVGLVYTAIAFGGKAKVFEHEFTGDRDGIRSRTVQTMAVNLDEFVGELAFGPEAGPGTGRETGSETDAE; encoded by the coding sequence GTGGCTGAATCCGAGCTGATGGCGACTGCTCGTCGCATCATCTCCACCTGTTCTCAGTTGGGGATCTCCCTGGCGTCGGCGGAGTCGCTGACGGGAGGACGATTCGTCGCCTCACTCGTCGATGTGCCGGGTGCCTCGGCCGTGGTGCGCGGGGGACTGGTCACCTACGCCACCGACCTCAAGGCCAGCCTGGCCGGAGTCGACGCCGACCACCTCGAGGAGACCGGACCGATCGACCCGGTCGTCGCAGCGCAGATGGCCGTCGGTGCAGCTGTGCAGTGCGTCGCCGATATCGGGATCTCGTGCACGGGAGTCGCCGGTCCCGATCCGCAGGACGACAAGCCCGTCGGGCTCGTCTACACCGCGATCGCCTTCGGCGGGAAGGCGAAGGTCTTCGAGCACGAGTTCACCGGTGACCGCGACGGCATCCGCAGCCGGACGGTGCAGACGATGGCGGTCAACCTCGACGAATTCGTCGGCGAACTCGCCTTCGGGCCCGAGGCAGGGCCCGGAACGGGTCGCGAGACAGGTAGCGAGACGGACGCGGAATAA
- a CDS encoding regulatory protein RecX: protein MTSKSPDASSTDDEFTGNESAAWTDKVGAGGSGQGGSSQTETLSQLRCAISEIDQRHAEGEAGFFAGLSGLNDDDVTGGGTGKRKSSGSRSGAGSGTRSGKSARVGSKTGSKRKKKSGDWKRPSKEPDNGWVEGGTESTPDFIDVPDLLAADDSTGPDFLAGDDSAPDFLDSGDDSGTDFVAGPGLSFDEDEDDGPDFDEDYAQAKKTAMNMLAMRDHSSDELRKKLLKRDLMPEAIDVLIEKLQNSRLLNDEEFAHRFARAQRENRKLSRSVLKCELSKKGISPELASDAVADIDGEEDLAREVAQKKANSTRRLDYAVRERRILGMLARRGFPSAICIKVTREVLAED, encoded by the coding sequence ATGACGTCGAAGTCTCCTGACGCCTCGTCGACTGACGACGAGTTCACCGGCAACGAGTCCGCCGCGTGGACCGACAAAGTCGGTGCGGGGGGCTCCGGCCAGGGTGGCTCGTCTCAGACCGAGACGCTCTCGCAGCTGCGCTGCGCGATCTCGGAGATCGACCAACGCCATGCCGAAGGAGAGGCCGGTTTCTTCGCCGGTCTCTCCGGACTCAACGACGATGATGTCACCGGCGGCGGAACCGGCAAACGCAAAAGCTCAGGTTCGCGTTCAGGCGCAGGCTCGGGAACGCGGTCGGGCAAGTCTGCACGAGTCGGTTCGAAAACCGGTTCCAAGCGGAAGAAGAAGTCCGGCGACTGGAAACGACCGTCGAAAGAACCGGACAACGGATGGGTCGAAGGCGGCACCGAATCGACTCCTGACTTCATCGACGTCCCGGACTTACTGGCCGCGGACGACAGCACTGGACCAGATTTCCTCGCCGGGGACGATAGTGCCCCGGACTTCCTCGACAGTGGGGATGACAGCGGAACGGATTTCGTCGCCGGACCCGGGCTGAGCTTCGACGAGGACGAAGACGACGGCCCCGACTTCGACGAAGACTACGCCCAGGCGAAGAAGACGGCGATGAACATGCTCGCCATGCGAGACCATTCCAGTGACGAACTGCGCAAGAAGCTTCTCAAGCGCGATCTCATGCCCGAAGCGATCGATGTCCTCATCGAGAAGCTGCAGAATTCGCGTCTGCTCAACGACGAAGAATTCGCCCACCGCTTCGCACGTGCACAGCGAGAGAACCGGAAACTCTCCCGATCCGTGCTCAAATGCGAACTGAGCAAGAAGGGCATCAGCCCCGAACTGGCCTCCGATGCAGTGGCCGACATCGACGGTGAAGAAGACCTCGCTCGCGAAGTCGCCCAGAAGAAAGCCAACTCCACTCGGCGCCTCGACTATGCGGTGCGGGAGCGCCGGATCCTCGGTATGCTCGCCCGCCGCGGCTTCCCCTCAGCGATCTGCATCAAGGTCACACGGGAAGTGCTCGCCGAAGACTGA
- the pgsA gene encoding CDP-diacylglycerol--glycerol-3-phosphate 3-phosphatidyltransferase codes for MNDRVEAGASQQPSAEPSPWNIPNALTVLRILMVPLFLVLLLADGGNDVTLRWWALIVFLLAMFTDFVDGYLARRNNLVTNFGKIADPIADKSLMAAALIGLAIIVELPWWVPVIILVREFGITVLRFFMIRIAVMPASRGGKIKTVLQTAAIGLFLLIFPLSAVVPSVVYVILLVFAWIIMTAAIVVTIVTGVDYCVQAAKLYKDAKNGGNTQRG; via the coding sequence GTGAACGATCGAGTCGAGGCCGGAGCCTCCCAGCAGCCCTCTGCAGAACCGAGTCCGTGGAACATTCCGAACGCACTCACGGTGCTGCGCATCCTCATGGTGCCCCTGTTCCTCGTGCTCCTGCTGGCGGACGGCGGCAATGATGTGACCTTGCGCTGGTGGGCGCTCATCGTGTTCCTGCTGGCCATGTTCACCGATTTCGTCGACGGCTATCTGGCCAGGCGGAACAACCTCGTCACGAACTTCGGCAAGATCGCCGATCCCATTGCCGACAAATCACTCATGGCAGCCGCACTCATCGGTCTGGCGATCATCGTCGAACTGCCGTGGTGGGTGCCGGTGATCATCCTCGTCCGCGAATTCGGCATCACCGTGCTGCGGTTCTTCATGATCCGCATCGCCGTCATGCCCGCATCGCGCGGAGGCAAGATCAAGACCGTTCTGCAGACCGCGGCGATCGGACTGTTCCTGCTGATCTTCCCGCTCTCCGCCGTGGTGCCCTCCGTCGTCTACGTCATCCTGCTCGTCTTCGCCTGGATCATCATGACCGCAGCTATCGTCGTCACCATCGTCACCGGCGTCGACTACTGCGTGCAGGCGGCGAAGCTGTACAAGGACGCGAAGAACGGCGGGAACACGCAGCGTGGCTGA
- a CDS encoding DUF3046 domain-containing protein, producing the protein MRHTLYWILMNEEFGEARAASLHTDLTLSSLGSRTAAQAFEAGVEPRDIWIAVCDSMGVPESRRLGKEKPRSTPF; encoded by the coding sequence ATGCGGCACACGCTCTACTGGATCCTCATGAACGAGGAGTTCGGTGAGGCTCGTGCCGCCTCCCTGCACACCGACCTCACTCTGAGCTCCCTCGGTTCGCGGACCGCTGCGCAGGCATTCGAAGCCGGCGTCGAACCCCGCGACATCTGGATCGCCGTGTGCGACTCCATGGGCGTTCCCGAATCCCGTCGCCTCGGCAAAGAGAAGCCGCGCTCGACGCCGTTCTGA
- a CDS encoding FtsK/SpoIIIE family DNA translocase, whose product MAGNRARKTLSNEPTDQSPTKRDGTAFFLIGLSVIIAAFEWWNFPGAISDGVRGIVEGTFGRVALVLPVVFTCYAIRLFLRGDDNRGNNRIFIGMIFGLLAASGLAHIAAGNPTFTNSREAMANGGGALGFVVSSPLVIATTVYVAVPLLVLLGLFSLLVVTATPVRAIPRRLTDLYYRLTGGVRPESGTEAGDTKQSDLVAENGRTSDLKSVTGAKRRSRKKKTENPDAESTDEDAVTKAYDKAYIHENDVSDEEADTTRIETDPEPKLKPGQRRPTKAEREMAELKKTIGMDDDAANQAKKSDPAAASAPVPITNAPAPPPTEQLPERVEQLTLAGDVTYTLPASDNLQPGPPAKERSEANDRVVEALRDVLEQFKIDAEVTGFSRGPTVTRYEVELGAGTKVEKVTALSKNIAYAVASADVRILSPIPGKKAIGIEIPNTDRENVALGDVLRSKAARKTDHPMVMGVGKDVEGGFVVADLSKMPHLLVAGATGAGKSSFVNSMITSIMMRATPDEVRMILVDPKRVELTIYEGIPHLITPIITNPKKAAEALEWVVREMDARYDDLANYGFKHVKEFNKAVREGRIQAPAGSERVLQPYPYLLVVVDELADLMMVAPRDVEASIQRITQLARAAGIHLVLATQRPSVDVVTGLIKANVPSRLAFATSSLADSRVVLDQPGAEKLIGQGDALFLPMGAAKPMRVQGAWVNESEIEKVVEHVKGQLTPNYREDVAVEAPKKQIDEDIGDDLELLLQAIEQVVTTQFGSTSMLQRKLRVGFAKAGRLMDLMESRGIVGPSEGSKARDVLVRPDDLPGTLAIIKGETPPEDSGGASADVPADGGQNHGQSGQSGSGHASAAGDYEEEFDDDYGESSHGSASSSSASSDRYANGVGHAGDLTVGDVDPETGLEVVEASGEDAWQLTGR is encoded by the coding sequence ATGGCCGGAAACCGTGCGCGAAAGACTCTCAGCAACGAACCGACCGATCAGTCACCGACGAAGCGGGACGGCACTGCCTTCTTCCTCATCGGACTCTCGGTTATCATCGCCGCCTTCGAATGGTGGAACTTCCCCGGCGCGATCAGCGACGGCGTCCGCGGCATCGTCGAAGGCACCTTCGGACGGGTGGCACTCGTCCTGCCGGTGGTCTTCACCTGCTATGCGATCCGACTGTTCCTGCGCGGCGACGACAACCGCGGCAACAACCGCATCTTCATCGGGATGATCTTCGGCCTGCTCGCCGCCTCGGGCCTGGCCCATATCGCCGCCGGCAACCCGACCTTCACGAACTCCCGCGAGGCCATGGCCAACGGGGGAGGCGCGCTCGGATTCGTCGTGTCCTCACCGCTGGTCATCGCGACCACCGTCTACGTGGCCGTGCCGCTGCTCGTCCTCCTCGGACTGTTCTCCCTGCTCGTGGTCACCGCGACACCGGTGCGGGCGATTCCCCGTCGCCTCACCGACCTGTACTACCGCCTCACCGGCGGTGTCCGACCCGAATCCGGCACCGAGGCGGGTGACACCAAGCAGTCCGACCTCGTTGCCGAGAACGGCCGCACCTCCGACCTCAAATCCGTGACCGGTGCCAAGCGCCGGAGCCGGAAGAAGAAGACCGAGAACCCCGACGCCGAGTCCACCGACGAAGATGCCGTGACGAAGGCCTACGACAAGGCCTACATCCACGAGAACGACGTCAGCGACGAGGAAGCCGACACCACCCGCATCGAGACCGACCCGGAGCCGAAGCTCAAGCCCGGTCAGCGCCGCCCGACCAAGGCCGAGCGCGAGATGGCCGAGCTGAAGAAGACCATCGGGATGGACGACGACGCCGCGAACCAGGCGAAGAAGTCCGACCCTGCTGCCGCCTCGGCGCCGGTGCCGATCACGAACGCACCCGCACCTCCGCCCACGGAACAGCTGCCCGAACGCGTCGAGCAGCTCACCCTGGCCGGCGACGTCACCTACACTCTGCCCGCCTCGGACAACCTCCAGCCCGGACCTCCCGCGAAGGAACGGTCGGAGGCCAACGACCGCGTCGTCGAGGCCCTGCGCGATGTGCTCGAGCAGTTCAAGATCGACGCCGAGGTCACCGGATTCTCCCGTGGCCCCACAGTCACCCGCTACGAGGTGGAACTCGGGGCCGGAACGAAGGTCGAGAAGGTCACGGCGCTGTCGAAGAACATCGCCTACGCCGTGGCCAGCGCCGACGTGCGCATCCTCTCGCCGATCCCCGGCAAGAAGGCCATCGGCATCGAGATCCCGAACACCGACCGTGAGAACGTCGCCCTCGGCGATGTGCTCCGTTCGAAGGCCGCCCGCAAAACCGACCACCCGATGGTCATGGGTGTGGGTAAGGACGTCGAAGGCGGATTCGTCGTCGCCGACCTCTCGAAGATGCCCCACCTCCTGGTCGCCGGTGCCACCGGCGCCGGTAAGTCGAGCTTCGTGAACTCCATGATCACCTCGATCATGATGCGCGCGACCCCCGATGAGGTCCGCATGATCCTCGTCGACCCCAAGCGCGTCGAGCTGACGATCTACGAAGGCATCCCGCACCTGATCACCCCGATCATCACGAACCCGAAGAAGGCCGCCGAGGCGCTCGAATGGGTGGTGCGTGAAATGGACGCCCGCTACGACGACCTCGCGAACTACGGGTTCAAGCACGTCAAGGAGTTCAACAAGGCCGTCCGCGAGGGTCGCATCCAGGCGCCCGCAGGATCCGAACGCGTCCTCCAGCCCTACCCGTACCTGCTGGTCGTCGTCGACGAGCTCGCCGACCTCATGATGGTCGCCCCACGCGACGTCGAAGCCTCGATCCAGCGCATCACACAGCTGGCCCGTGCCGCCGGCATCCACCTGGTGCTCGCCACCCAGCGACCCAGCGTCGACGTCGTCACCGGCCTCATCAAGGCCAACGTGCCCTCCCGCCTTGCATTCGCGACCTCGTCGCTGGCCGATTCCCGAGTCGTGCTCGACCAGCCCGGCGCAGAGAAGCTCATCGGTCAGGGTGACGCCCTGTTCCTGCCGATGGGCGCGGCCAAGCCGATGCGTGTCCAGGGCGCCTGGGTCAACGAGTCCGAGATCGAGAAGGTCGTCGAACACGTCAAGGGTCAGCTCACCCCGAACTACCGCGAAGACGTGGCCGTCGAAGCGCCGAAGAAGCAGATCGACGAGGACATCGGAGACGACCTCGAACTGCTGCTGCAGGCGATCGAGCAGGTCGTCACCACGCAGTTCGGCTCGACCTCGATGCTGCAGCGCAAGCTCCGCGTCGGCTTCGCCAAGGCCGGTCGCCTCATGGATCTCATGGAGTCCCGCGGAATCGTCGGACCCTCCGAGGGATCGAAGGCCCGCGACGTGCTCGTGCGCCCCGATGATCTGCCGGGCACCCTGGCCATCATCAAGGGCGAGACCCCGCCCGAGGATTCCGGCGGCGCCTCTGCCGACGTCCCGGCCGACGGGGGTCAGAACCACGGCCAGTCCGGGCAGTCCGGATCCGGACACGCATCGGCGGCCGGGGACTATGAGGAGGAGTTCGACGACGACTACGGGGAGTCCTCGCACGGGTCGGCGTCGTCCAGCTCAGCTTCGTCCGACCGGTATGCCAACGGCGTCGGCCATGCCGGCGACCTCACTGTCGGCGATGTCGACCCGGAGACCGGACTTGAGGTCGTCGAAGCCAGCGGAGAGGACGCCTGGCAGCTCACCGGCCGCTGA
- a CDS encoding response regulator yields the protein MVNVLVLDDDFFVGQIHARYVDEVPGFTALEPVRDLKTAREVIAENDVDLLLVDYVLPEDTGVELIRETDIDAIVLSAVTDPQVVRSSLRAGAMTYIVKPFAAEVLQNFLRRYARFLRYWEREKVGQADLERQLRNLHDAAAVGGTGASPAGSSTTTRILAALEEASGPMTALEVAEEVGASRATAQRHLAKLAEARTITVSLQYGNTGRPEHLYATR from the coding sequence ATGGTCAACGTTCTCGTGCTCGATGACGACTTCTTCGTCGGGCAGATCCACGCCCGCTACGTCGACGAGGTGCCCGGCTTCACGGCACTCGAACCCGTCCGTGATCTCAAGACGGCACGCGAGGTCATCGCCGAGAACGACGTCGACCTGCTCCTCGTGGACTATGTGCTGCCCGAAGACACCGGGGTCGAACTCATCCGCGAGACCGATATCGACGCGATCGTGCTCTCGGCGGTCACGGATCCGCAGGTGGTTCGCTCGTCGCTGCGTGCGGGGGCGATGACGTACATCGTCAAGCCCTTCGCCGCCGAGGTGCTGCAGAACTTCCTTCGCCGGTACGCGAGGTTCCTCCGCTATTGGGAGCGGGAGAAGGTTGGCCAGGCCGACCTCGAGCGGCAGCTGCGCAACCTTCATGATGCCGCGGCCGTCGGCGGGACCGGAGCGAGTCCGGCGGGATCGTCGACGACCACCCGGATCCTCGCCGCACTGGAGGAGGCGAGCGGTCCGATGACGGCCCTCGAGGTCGCCGAGGAGGTCGGAGCCTCCCGCGCGACCGCGCAGCGTCATCTGGCGAAGCTCGCCGAAGCCCGCACGATCACGGTCTCCCTGCAGTACGGAAACACCGGCCGCCCCGAGCACCTCTACGCGACCCGCTGA